The genomic segment ATTGAGCTTGCAAAGAAGATCAGCCCACCCCATAACCCCAAGTCCTATTTTCCTTGTGCCCCTTGTCATTTCATCTATTTCAGGCAGCGGATACTTATTTACATCAATAACATTATCCAAAAAATGCACTGCTTTCCTTACAGTTTTTCCAAGCTTTTCAAAATCCACTTCCGCTTTGGCTCCAGAATTTTTAATCATGTGACTTAGATTAATGGATCCCAGATTGCAGGCTTCGTATGGAAGAAGCGGCTGTTCTCCGCATGGGTTGGTGCTTTCAATATTACCTAGCTGGGGAGTCACATTATCCTTATTTAATCGATCGATAAACACAATTCCAGGCTCGCCGTTTGTCCACGACATGTCTACCATAAGATCAAAAACTGCTCTTGCATTTTGTCTTCCAACGGGCAAATTGCTGTGCGGATCAATCAGATCATAGTCTCTGCCTTCCTCAACAGCCTTCATAAATTCTTCAGTAATAGCAACGCTTATATTAAAATTGGTTATATCTGCATTATCCCTTTTTGACGTTATGAAGTCCAAAATATCAGGATGGTCAACTCTTAATATGCCCATGTTGGCCCCTCTTCTGGTTCCTCCCTGTTTAACGGCCTCGGTTGCCGCATTAAACACCTTCATGAAACTCACCGGCCCACTGGCAACCCCACCAGTCGTATTAACCGAAGCACCCTTTGGCCTGAGCCTTGAAAAACTAAAACCAGTGCCGCCTCCGCTTTTATGTATGAGTGCAGCATTTTTTATACTTTCAAAAATGCCTTCCATTGTATCTTCAATAGGTAAAACAAAACAAGCACTTAACTGCCCAAGAGGTCTTCCCGCATTCATCAATGTTGGTGAATTCGGTAGAAACTCAAGATTTGCCATCAGTTCATAAAATTCCTGTTCAATACTCTGCAGTTCATCCGGCGAAGCATAGGGCACATCAGCCTGAGCTACAGCCTTTGCTACACGTCTGAACATTGCATCAGGGTTTTCCATTACCTTGCCATTCTCATCTCTAATGAGATAACGCTTTTCAAGAACTTTGATGGCATTGTCAGTTAAATTCATAGTATTACCTCCTATTTAATCACAATATTTTGTATAGGGTTTTATCCCTAGCACACTATATTGTATCACTTATAATATTCAAGTCAATATAATTTGACCAAATTTTGTTTACAAAATTTCTTGTTTTTCTGTTTACATTTTTATATTTTTGGGTACGGTGCATACACCATAATTTCTCATAGCACATACAAAAACTGGAACCATCTAAAAAGACAGTTCCAGCTCATGAGTGCTAATTCCCATTATATTATATTACAGATCATTTTATATAAACCGTAAAAGATCTTACGTTTTTTATATGGAATTTATTATTTAATAATCAATAAGTCATACCGAACTTCAAACCAATCATAATAGCATCAGACATGTTTATAGCATTGTCTTTATTCAAATCACATTTTGCATTATATCCACTTTCTCCAATGACTTTTCCAAAGCTTTGAGCCAACATGATAACATCAGACATATTAACTGTCCTGTCCTGATTGACATCTTCAACCCACCCTGATGCTGTGTTTGTTGGGCTTGCTTTAGTTGGTGTCGGAGATGCTTTTGTAGGTGTAGGTGTTGGGGATGAAACAGCGGTGAACACTGAACAAATCTTTGATGTATTCTTCATACCATTTGTACCGTTTATAATTGTATTACCCCAGTCATTAAGGCTTGTGCCTGCCCAGTCCTTACACATATCAAGGTATTCAACTCCTCCGCCGTTACCCTTCCAGGACCATGCCAGCCAACCTACATTTTTCTGCTGGCAGTAGCTCATGATTGTAGCTTCATCTACATCTCCATCTGAGTGGTTCCATCCAAATTCTCCGATAATCAGGCAGAGGTTCTGGTTGATTACTCCGTCAATATTGGTTCTAATAGTATTGGCATCCTTACCTGCTGTTCCGTACATGTGTATTGCAAACATAGTGTTTTTAAGTGGGTCCGAATCAAACACGCCTTTACCGCCGTCTTTTATCGACTGTCCATATTGTCCCCAGCCGCCGGCATCACATAATATTGTATGCTTAAGTCCCGCATTTCTTATGATGGGTATTGCAGCTTTATAGCCTGTTGCCCAGTTTGCACTGTTCCAGTCTCCCATCCACTCGTTGGCAATATTGATTATTACCGTATTTTCTTTACCTATCAATGCATCCTTTATTTTTGCAAAATAGTTTGCCGCAGCAAGTAGTGCGGATTGTTCATTTTTACCTGTTGCATCATGCACTTCCAATACTG from the Pseudobacteroides sp. genome contains:
- a CDS encoding cellulase family glycosylhydrolase; translation: MRKKLISLICIVVMLVSTMYVFTSNAASPVKGFSVSGTKLLDANGNEFIMRGVNHSHTWYKNDSAVAIPAIAKAGANTVRIVLSNGVQWTEDSAESVKNLITLCEQNKLIAVLEVHDATGKNEQSALLAAANYFAKIKDALIGKENTVIINIANEWMGDWNSANWATGYKAAIPIIRNAGLKHTILCDAGGWGQYGQSIKDGGKGVFDSDPLKNTMFAIHMYGTAGKDANTIRTNIDGVINQNLCLIIGEFGWNHSDGDVDEATIMSYCQQKNVGWLAWSWKGNGGGVEYLDMCKDWAGTSLNDWGNTIINGTNGMKNTSKICSVFTAVSSPTPTPTKASPTPTKASPTNTASGWVEDVNQDRTVNMSDVIMLAQSFGKVIGESGYNAKCDLNKDNAINMSDAIMIGLKFGMTY